A window of Ictidomys tridecemlineatus isolate mIctTri1 chromosome 1, mIctTri1.hap1, whole genome shotgun sequence contains these coding sequences:
- the LOC144366964 gene encoding uncharacterized protein LOC144366964 codes for MVIDENLKVLNVLDRPNPVIRNCIASGPPWVTTRERSNQEQPTFHAKRKIKGIEEGNRFKNLRHMHFYRNLINPHNLLHEGSKTQAFTARVTCLFPQLWLSSDSSPPQKRCSYKELMMSFCGSTPLHLYHQFSPGSVTLNAGAARNKQHALGKLWPEQAPTVYAQQCRPACKSLEKLVCSRWKGLFNSPFAHKGKRFFLQEAAWRGLALPVVLLSLPTLDRVLIHLLIIAFKAQAHGTPHAFCFFGGLETLAVNSRLAGGEGKYSFLLPSEGTLVPRSLPTSSAQHTVANSPRCSGSALTAPPCGAEGTVAAGFLGDPLQGKKRNQNPLEGI; via the exons ATGGTAATAGATGAAAATCTCAAAGTTCTTAATGTTCTAGACAGGCCAAACCCCGTGATTAGGAATTGCATTGCATCAGGTCCACCATGGGTTACAACAAGGGAACGTTCAAATCAAGAACAACCAACATTTCACGctaaaagaaagataaagggTATTGAAGAAGGAAATAGATTCAAGAACCTAAGACACATGCACTTTTACAGAAACTTAATAAACCCTCACAATCTCCTTCATGAGGGGTCCAAGACTCAGGCA TTCACTGCACGTGTCACATGCCTCTTCCCACAGCTGTGGCTCAGTTCAGATAGCTCACCACCACAGAAACGCTGCAGTTACAAGGAGCTGATGATGAGCTTTTGCGGATCCACTCCTCTGCACCTGTACCATCAGTTTTCTCCAGGCTCAGTCACTCTCAATGCAGGAGCAGCTAGGAACAAGCAGCACGCCCTGGGAAAGCTCTGGCCAGAACAGGCGCCCACTGTGTACGCTCAGCAATGCAGACCTGCGTGTAAATCCTTAGAGAAGCTTGTCTGCTCCCGGTGGAAGGGACTTTTTAACAGTCCCTTTGCTCACAAAGGGAAGAGGTTTTTCTTGCAGGAAGCCGCTTGGAGGGGGCTCGCTCTTCCCGTTGTACTTCTGTCTCTGCCCACACTGGACCGGGTCCTCATCCACCTCTTGATTATAGCATTTAAGGCACAAGCGCACGGGACTCCCCATGCCTTCTGCTTTTTCGGTGGACTCGAGACTCTGGCGGTGAACTCCAGGCTCGCTGGAGGAGAG GGAAAATAcagcttccttcttccttccgAGGGTACTTTGGTTCCACGCAGTCTCCCCACCTCCAGCGCCCAGCACACCGTGGCTAATTCCCCAAGGTGTAGCGGCAGCGCCCTGACAGCGCCAccgtgtggtgcagaaggaactgttgccgCAGGCTTCCTGGGTGACCCTTTGCAGGGGAAGAAGAGAAACCAGAACCCCCTGGAAGGCATCTAA